Proteins encoded together in one Tateyamaria omphalii window:
- the bchL gene encoding ferredoxin:protochlorophyllide reductase (ATP-dependent) iron-sulfur ATP-binding protein produces the protein MSPLDRNPPVLRGQDGEGSVQVHQDEDAKIEGAKVFSVYGKGGIGKSTTSSNLSAAFSNLGKRVLQIGCDPKHDSTFTLTGHLQPTVIDILKEVDFHPEELRPEDFVSTGYNGVMCVEAGGPPAGTGCGGYVVGQTVKLLKQHHLLEETDVVIFDVLGDVVCGGFAAPLQHADRALIVTANDFDSIYAMNRIIAAVQAKSKNYKVRLAGCVANRSRETNEVDRYCDTVGFNRIAHMPDVDAIRRSRLKKKTLFEMDDEEDIVRCRAEYIRLAETLWNGTEGLAPAPMEDRDIFELLGFD, from the coding sequence ATGAGCCCACTCGACAGAAACCCACCCGTTCTGCGTGGTCAGGATGGCGAAGGGTCGGTGCAGGTGCACCAGGACGAAGATGCCAAGATCGAGGGGGCCAAGGTCTTTTCCGTCTACGGCAAGGGCGGGATCGGCAAGTCGACGACCTCGTCGAACCTGTCGGCGGCCTTTTCCAACCTGGGCAAACGCGTGCTGCAGATCGGGTGCGATCCGAAGCATGACAGCACCTTTACGCTGACCGGCCACCTGCAACCCACCGTCATCGACATCCTGAAAGAGGTCGATTTTCACCCCGAAGAGCTGCGCCCCGAAGATTTCGTGTCCACCGGCTACAACGGAGTGATGTGTGTCGAGGCGGGCGGCCCGCCCGCGGGCACAGGCTGCGGCGGCTATGTGGTCGGCCAGACCGTCAAGCTGCTCAAGCAGCACCACCTGCTGGAAGAAACCGACGTGGTGATCTTTGACGTGCTGGGCGACGTGGTCTGCGGCGGCTTTGCCGCCCCGCTGCAACATGCTGACCGCGCGCTGATCGTCACGGCCAATGATTTCGACAGCATATACGCCATGAACCGCATCATCGCCGCGGTGCAGGCCAAGTCGAAGAACTACAAGGTGCGGCTTGCGGGCTGCGTCGCCAACCGCTCGCGCGAGACGAACGAGGTCGACCGCTACTGCGACACCGTCGGCTTCAACCGCATCGCGCATATGCCTGACGTGGACGCCATCCGCCGCTCGCGCCTGAAGAAAAAGACCCTGTTCGAGATGGATGACGAGGAAGATATCGTGCGCTGCCGCGCGGAATACATCCGCCTTGCCGAAACCCTCTGGAACGGGACTGAGGGGCTGGCCCCCGCCCCAATGGAAGACCGCGACATCTTTGAACTGCTTGGATTTGATTGA
- the bchM gene encoding magnesium protoporphyrin IX methyltransferase produces the protein MQAYDQTRARVEDYFDRTATQTWERLTSDAPVSRIRETVRAGRERMRDLMLSRLPDDLRGARVLDAGCGPGMATIELAKRGAQVMAADISPQLIDIAQLRLPHDLQKQVTFHAGDMLDPALGNFDAVIAMDSLIYYTAPDIGDALAKLEPRVSGPIIFTVAPRTPALMAMWYAGKAFPRSDRSPVMIPHAHPKLALAAKAAGTRRLLRPVDRITSGFYISEAMELRP, from the coding sequence ATGCAGGCATATGACCAAACCCGCGCCCGCGTCGAAGACTATTTCGACCGCACGGCGACCCAGACATGGGAGCGCCTGACGTCGGACGCGCCGGTGTCGCGCATTCGGGAAACCGTGCGCGCGGGACGGGAGCGGATGCGTGACCTCATGCTCAGCCGCCTGCCCGATGACCTGCGCGGCGCGCGGGTGCTGGATGCAGGCTGCGGACCCGGCATGGCGACCATCGAACTGGCCAAACGCGGGGCACAGGTCATGGCCGCCGACATCTCGCCCCAACTGATCGACATCGCGCAACTGCGCCTGCCGCATGACCTGCAAAAGCAGGTGACCTTCCACGCGGGCGATATGCTGGACCCTGCGCTTGGAAATTTCGACGCCGTCATCGCGATGGACAGCCTGATCTACTACACCGCCCCCGACATCGGCGACGCGCTGGCAAAACTCGAACCGCGCGTCAGCGGTCCAATCATCTTCACCGTGGCCCCGCGCACACCTGCCCTCATGGCGATGTGGTACGCGGGCAAGGCGTTCCCCCGCTCCGACCGCTCGCCCGTGATGATCCCCCACGCGCACCCGAAACTGGCGCTGGCCGCCAAGGCCGCAGGCACACGCCGCCTCTTGCGCCCCGTCGACCGGATCACCTCCGGCTTCTATATCTCCGAAGCGATGGAGCTGCGCCCATGA
- a CDS encoding PucC family protein produces the protein MSALKHLSLKALPFADAASDDLPMGQLLRLSLFQVSVGMASVMLLGTLNRVMIVELSVPAMIVAIMIALPVLSAPFRALLGFRSDTYRSAIGWKRIPYIWFGALWQFGGLAIMPFALLVLSGDTVIKVPFAGEVLAGLAFLMTGLGIHMTQTAGLALASDRATDETRPRVVAMLYVMFLVGMGISALIIGGLLSNYSSLTLIRVVQGSAVVGAVLTFIALWKQESVNPMSREERAAPRPLFRDAWADYAQGGQAGRLLACVFVGTMAFNMQDVLLEPYGGEILGLSVSATTLLTALWAAGALCGFLWAGRRLARGSNSYRLAGAGILAGIWAFSLVIFAAPMQANILFYAGATLIGFGGGLFAVSTLTAAMAMPAKGVAGRGLALGAWGAAQATAAGVAIALGGTLRDWIGTIAMSGAWGEGLATPATGYSFVYHVEIGLLFVTLAILGPLVRTSGPLTERKDAQPLGLADFPT, from the coding sequence ATGAGCGCGCTCAAGCATCTCTCGCTCAAGGCGCTGCCCTTTGCCGACGCGGCGTCGGACGACCTGCCCATGGGCCAGCTTCTGCGCCTGTCGCTGTTCCAGGTGTCGGTCGGTATGGCCTCGGTCATGCTGCTCGGCACGCTGAACCGCGTGATGATCGTGGAACTGTCCGTGCCTGCGATGATCGTGGCGATCATGATCGCGCTGCCCGTGCTGTCGGCCCCCTTCCGCGCGCTTCTTGGCTTTCGGTCGGACACCTACCGCTCCGCCATAGGGTGGAAGCGCATCCCCTACATCTGGTTTGGCGCGCTGTGGCAGTTTGGCGGGCTGGCCATCATGCCCTTCGCCCTGCTGGTCCTGTCGGGCGACACGGTGATCAAGGTGCCCTTCGCGGGCGAAGTGCTGGCGGGCCTCGCCTTCCTCATGACCGGGCTCGGCATCCACATGACACAGACCGCCGGGCTGGCCCTCGCCAGCGACCGGGCCACGGACGAAACGCGCCCCCGCGTGGTGGCGATGCTTTATGTGATGTTCCTTGTCGGCATGGGCATCTCGGCCCTGATCATCGGCGGATTACTAAGCAATTACAGCAGTTTGACACTGATCCGCGTGGTCCAGGGGTCCGCCGTGGTCGGCGCCGTCCTCACCTTCATCGCACTCTGGAAACAGGAAAGCGTCAACCCCATGAGCCGTGAAGAGCGGGCCGCACCCCGTCCGCTCTTTCGCGACGCCTGGGCGGATTACGCACAGGGCGGACAGGCCGGGCGGCTCCTGGCCTGCGTCTTTGTGGGCACCATGGCCTTCAACATGCAGGACGTGCTGCTCGAACCATATGGCGGCGAGATCCTCGGCCTGTCGGTATCGGCCACAACGCTTCTCACTGCGCTCTGGGCCGCCGGGGCACTTTGTGGCTTCCTTTGGGCTGGGCGGCGCCTGGCCAGGGGATCCAACTCGTACCGCCTCGCAGGCGCGGGCATCCTCGCCGGGATCTGGGCCTTCAGCCTCGTGATCTTTGCGGCGCCAATGCAGGCCAACATCCTGTTCTACGCAGGAGCCACGCTCATCGGCTTTGGCGGTGGTCTGTTTGCCGTCTCAACCCTCACTGCCGCCATGGCCATGCCGGCCAAGGGGGTCGCCGGGCGCGGCCTTGCCCTCGGGGCCTGGGGTGCAGCGCAGGCCACGGCCGCAGGCGTCGCCATCGCCCTCGGCGGGACGCTGCGCGACTGGATTGGCACCATTGCCATGTCGGGTGCCTGGGGCGAAGGCCTCGCCACGCCCGCCACCGGATACTCTTTCGTCTATCACGTTGAGATTGGCCTTTTGTTCGTCACTCTCGCCATCCTGGGACCGCTTGTGCGCACTTCGGGTCCCCTCACCGAACGGAAGGACGCACAGCCACTTGGGCTGGCGGATTTCCCCACATGA
- the puhA gene encoding photosynthetic reaction center subunit H has product MTETFFGEFDLASLSLWLFYFFFFGLVVWIQRENMREGYPLEDDDGNKSSNPSMWPLPEDKTFDLPHGRGSVTVPSGQVPERADIPMKRSGPGNGYPLEPTGDPMLDGVGPASWAPRRDVPELDGHGHPKIVPMSANEAFRFATGRDPRGLPLMSGDGEVVGKVVDMWIDEPEQLVRYLEYTLDAKWGTGNRLVPLTLARIKSDRVVVRTLYGKHFATVPQHASSTQVTMLEEEKISGYYGGGVLYADSARQEPQL; this is encoded by the coding sequence ATGACCGAAACATTCTTTGGCGAATTCGACCTCGCGTCCCTGTCGCTCTGGTTGTTCTACTTCTTCTTCTTCGGCCTCGTGGTCTGGATCCAGCGCGAAAACATGCGCGAAGGCTACCCGCTCGAGGATGACGACGGGAACAAATCCTCGAACCCCTCCATGTGGCCCCTGCCCGAAGACAAGACGTTCGACCTGCCCCACGGGCGTGGCTCTGTGACCGTTCCTTCGGGCCAGGTGCCCGAACGCGCGGACATCCCGATGAAACGCTCCGGCCCCGGCAACGGTTACCCGCTGGAACCCACGGGCGACCCGATGCTGGACGGTGTTGGCCCGGCCTCCTGGGCGCCGCGCCGCGACGTGCCGGAACTGGACGGCCACGGGCACCCCAAGATCGTGCCGATGTCCGCCAACGAAGCCTTCCGCTTTGCCACGGGCCGCGACCCGCGCGGTCTGCCGCTCATGTCCGGCGATGGCGAGGTCGTGGGCAAGGTCGTCGACATGTGGATCGACGAGCCGGAACAGCTGGTCCGCTACCTTGAATACACGCTGGATGCCAAATGGGGCACGGGCAACCGCCTGGTGCCGCTGACGCTCGCGCGGATCAAATCCGACCGCGTCGTGGTGCGCACGCTCTATGGCAAGCATTTCGCCACCGTGCCGCAGCACGCCAGCAGCACGCAGGTGACCATGCTCGAGGAAGAGAAGATCAGCGGCTACTACGGCGGCGGTGTCCTCTACGCCGACAGCGCGCGGCAAGAGCCACAGCTTTGA
- the puhB gene encoding photosynthetic complex putative assembly protein PuhB translates to MWQGRPDTSALARDALNINWVMGYFVVLAAWRFISVIDLMPIGQAIGATLPFFLMGAVAWLLLYGIALIQARATMYTITTSRIAMRIGAALTLTINLPYRELGNAALDLRKNGTGTIALDTTGETKLSYLVLWPHARPWTFGNTQPALRCIPNAERVARILADAAEARISTPQITRIAPGDAVAAE, encoded by the coding sequence CTGTGGCAAGGCAGGCCAGATACCAGCGCGCTCGCCCGGGACGCGCTCAACATCAACTGGGTGATGGGCTATTTCGTGGTCCTGGCCGCGTGGCGGTTCATCTCGGTGATCGACCTGATGCCGATCGGGCAAGCGATCGGGGCCACGCTCCCCTTCTTCCTCATGGGCGCGGTGGCCTGGCTGCTGCTCTACGGCATTGCGCTGATCCAGGCGCGGGCAACGATGTACACGATCACCACATCGCGGATTGCGATGCGGATCGGGGCGGCACTGACACTCACGATCAACCTGCCCTACCGCGAACTCGGCAACGCCGCACTTGACTTGCGCAAGAACGGCACGGGCACCATCGCGCTCGACACGACCGGAGAGACCAAGCTCAGCTACCTCGTGCTCTGGCCCCACGCCCGGCCCTGGACCTTCGGCAACACCCAGCCCGCATTGCGCTGCATCCCCAATGCCGAACGCGTGGCCCGCATTCTCGCCGACGCGGCAGAGGCGCGGATCAGCACACCACAGATCACGCGGATCGCCCCCGGCGACGCGGTCGCGGCGGAGTAA
- the puhC gene encoding photosynthetic complex assembly protein PuhC, translated as MSNAEHPRIHAKEDELVPRVLIRAVLALLLIVLSLVTIATLTNRPLESTPAQTPIIAERAIYLSGDASGAARVMDLNGSILADFPSDKGGFVAGIERVIARERGKSGADASAPVILRLREGNRLSIYDPETNWSAELMGFGADNLRTFARLLSKP; from the coding sequence ATGTCCAACGCCGAACACCCCCGCATCCACGCCAAGGAAGACGAGCTTGTCCCCCGCGTCCTGATCCGCGCGGTCCTGGCTCTGCTGCTGATCGTGCTGTCGCTCGTCACCATCGCCACACTCACGAACCGCCCGCTGGAAAGCACACCGGCCCAGACGCCGATCATCGCCGAACGGGCCATATACCTGTCCGGCGACGCCTCGGGAGCCGCGCGGGTGATGGACCTGAACGGCTCGATCCTCGCCGACTTCCCATCCGACAAGGGCGGCTTTGTCGCTGGCATCGAACGCGTCATCGCCCGCGAACGGGGCAAATCGGGGGCCGACGCCTCCGCCCCCGTCATCCTGCGCCTGCGCGAGGGCAACCGCCTGTCGATCTACGACCCCGAAACCAACTGGTCAGCCGAGCTTATGGGCTTCGGCGCCGACAATCTCCGCACCTTCGCCAGGTTGCTGAGCAAACCCTGA
- the acsF gene encoding magnesium-protoporphyrin IX monomethyl ester (oxidative) cyclase, with translation MNVQNTEKHTADATSVEEGLAIAQAQDEKFTSEFATETAMQNTLLTPRFYTTDFDELDAIDVSSVREDWDKLIDQMESDPNKGHFKKNEDWDHVDWDGMEPELKKEFIDFLISSCTAEFSGCVLYKEMKRRGANKDITQLFQLMARDEARHAGFINDALREAGLRVNLGFLTQKKKYTYFRPKFIYYATYLSEKIGYARYITIFRHLQAHPEHRFHPIFKWFEEWCNDEFSHGEAFALLMKTDPKLTSGINVYWIKFFLTAVYATMYVRDHQRPAFHKALGVDPDWYAHEVFTKTSKLSEQIFPITLDIDHPRWQRGLERLQKANVDMAEAKGLKKIGAQIRAATAFVSLYTIPAKKHVVPASTRLEPAY, from the coding sequence ATGAACGTTCAAAACACCGAAAAGCACACTGCAGACGCCACAAGCGTGGAAGAAGGGCTGGCCATCGCCCAGGCTCAGGACGAAAAATTCACGTCCGAGTTTGCCACCGAAACCGCGATGCAGAACACCCTGCTCACGCCGCGCTTCTACACCACCGATTTTGATGAGCTGGACGCCATCGACGTCAGTTCGGTCCGCGAGGACTGGGACAAGCTGATCGACCAGATGGAAAGCGACCCGAACAAAGGGCATTTCAAGAAAAACGAAGACTGGGATCACGTCGACTGGGACGGGATGGAGCCGGAGTTGAAAAAGGAGTTCATCGACTTCCTGATCTCCTCCTGCACCGCAGAGTTTTCCGGCTGCGTGCTCTACAAGGAAATGAAGCGGCGCGGCGCGAACAAGGACATCACGCAGCTCTTCCAGCTCATGGCACGGGACGAGGCACGCCACGCGGGCTTCATCAACGACGCCCTGCGCGAGGCCGGGCTGCGCGTGAACCTCGGCTTCCTGACGCAGAAAAAGAAATACACCTACTTCCGGCCCAAATTCATCTACTACGCCACGTATCTCTCGGAAAAGATCGGCTACGCCCGCTATATCACCATCTTCCGGCACCTCCAGGCGCACCCCGAACACCGTTTCCACCCGATCTTCAAGTGGTTCGAGGAATGGTGCAATGACGAGTTCTCGCACGGCGAAGCCTTCGCCCTGCTGATGAAGACGGACCCGAAACTCACCAGCGGCATCAACGTCTACTGGATCAAGTTCTTCCTCACAGCGGTCTACGCCACGATGTACGTGCGCGACCACCAGCGCCCCGCGTTCCACAAGGCGCTCGGCGTCGATCCCGACTGGTACGCGCACGAGGTGTTCACCAAGACCTCGAAACTCAGCGAACAGATCTTCCCGATCACGCTCGACATCGACCACCCCCGCTGGCAGCGCGGGCTGGAACGTCTGCAAAAGGCCAATGTGGACATGGCAGAGGCGAAAGGCCTGAAGAAAATCGGCGCACAGATCCGTGCGGCGACAGCCTTCGTGTCGCTCTACACGATCCCGGCCAAAAAACACGTCGTACCTGCCTCCACCCGGCTGGAGCCAGCCTATTGA
- the puhE gene encoding putative photosynthetic complex assembly protein PuhE, with the protein MTPWIAALIALFIWWFSTGTILMAVKYADRAGERARRTTTWAALPLMGLGAYGTFWSMTQTDIMGIYVAFLSALALWGWIELAFLTGVITGPNRRALPPHRPEWERFIRAWGTLAYHEILLAGTLIALGLALWHAPNPFAFYTFAVLFFARISAKLNLFFGVPRINVDFLPEALAHLPSHFRIANMNWLFPISVTALTFAAACWLERLYAAETAGAITGFALLTALTALAALEHWVMVLPIPDERLWRWMLPAPKPTKNTTPQGGHHGL; encoded by the coding sequence ATGACCCCCTGGATCGCCGCCCTCATCGCCCTTTTCATCTGGTGGTTCTCCACCGGCACCATCCTGATGGCGGTCAAATACGCCGACCGCGCAGGCGAACGGGCGCGGCGCACCACCACATGGGCCGCCCTGCCGCTCATGGGCTTGGGCGCCTACGGCACATTCTGGTCCATGACCCAAACCGACATCATGGGCATCTACGTGGCCTTCCTGTCGGCGCTCGCCCTCTGGGGCTGGATCGAACTGGCCTTCCTCACCGGCGTCATCACTGGCCCAAACCGCCGCGCGCTGCCGCCCCACCGCCCCGAATGGGAACGGTTCATCCGCGCCTGGGGAACGCTCGCCTATCACGAGATACTGCTGGCGGGCACACTGATCGCTCTGGGCCTCGCCCTCTGGCACGCGCCCAACCCGTTTGCCTTCTACACCTTCGCGGTGCTGTTCTTCGCCCGCATCTCGGCCAAGCTGAACCTCTTTTTCGGCGTCCCCCGCATCAATGTCGACTTCCTGCCGGAAGCTTTGGCACACCTGCCCAGCCACTTCCGCATCGCAAACATGAACTGGCTCTTCCCGATCTCGGTCACGGCCCTCACCTTCGCCGCGGCCTGCTGGCTCGAACGGCTCTATGCGGCCGAAACAGCGGGCGCGATCACGGGCTTTGCGCTCCTGACGGCCCTCACGGCCCTCGCGGCCCTCGAACACTGGGTGATGGTCCTTCCCATCCCCGACGAACGGCTCTGGCGCTGGATGCTGCCTGCGCCCAAACCAACCAAGAACACCACACCACAAGGGGGACATCATGGACTTTGA
- the hemA gene encoding 5-aminolevulinate synthase: MDFDVLFQSQIDALKDEGNYRIFAELERQAGAFPRAKCHDNDSPDEVTVWCSNDYLGMGQHESVIQSMKDAVDLYGAGAGGTRNISGTNHAHKLLEAELADLHGKESALLFTSGYVSNWAALSTLGSRLPDAVILSDELNHASMIEGIRHSRASKVIWKHNDPEDLDRKLAALPANAPKIVAFESVYSMDGDIAPIAEILDVCEKHGAMSYIDEVHAVGMYGPRGGGVAEELGLMDRITLIEGTLGKAYGVVGGYVTGSEALCDFIRSFASGFIFTTALPPAVAAAARTSIRHLKQSDQERIAQRQRVAYLRKRLDQEGIPHMDNPSHIIPVMIKDPVKCRMLSDYLMQQYGIYVQPINYPTVPKGTERLRFTPSPLHSTDDIEHLVMALKDLWKQCAIAHAVA, from the coding sequence ATGGACTTTGATGTATTGTTCCAAAGCCAAATCGACGCGCTGAAGGACGAGGGAAACTACCGCATATTCGCAGAGCTGGAACGCCAGGCCGGGGCCTTCCCCCGCGCGAAATGCCATGACAACGACTCTCCCGACGAAGTGACGGTGTGGTGCTCGAACGACTATCTGGGCATGGGCCAGCACGAAAGCGTCATCCAGTCGATGAAGGACGCCGTGGACCTCTACGGCGCGGGCGCAGGCGGCACGCGCAACATCAGCGGCACAAACCACGCCCACAAGCTGCTCGAAGCCGAGCTTGCCGACCTGCATGGCAAGGAAAGCGCGCTGCTCTTCACCTCCGGCTACGTCTCGAACTGGGCAGCACTCAGCACGCTGGGCTCCCGCCTCCCCGACGCGGTGATCCTCTCGGACGAGTTGAACCACGCCAGCATGATCGAAGGCATCCGCCACTCACGGGCCTCCAAGGTGATCTGGAAACACAACGACCCCGAAGACCTCGACCGCAAGCTGGCCGCCCTGCCCGCCAACGCCCCCAAGATCGTGGCCTTCGAATCCGTCTACTCAATGGACGGCGACATCGCCCCGATCGCCGAAATCCTCGACGTCTGCGAAAAGCATGGCGCGATGAGCTATATAGACGAAGTGCACGCGGTCGGCATGTACGGCCCCCGCGGCGGCGGCGTGGCCGAGGAGTTGGGGCTGATGGACCGCATCACCCTGATCGAGGGCACGCTCGGCAAAGCCTACGGCGTCGTCGGCGGCTACGTGACCGGCTCCGAAGCGCTTTGCGACTTCATCCGGTCCTTCGCGTCGGGCTTTATCTTCACCACCGCCCTGCCCCCGGCCGTCGCGGCTGCGGCCCGCACCTCCATCCGGCACCTCAAACAGTCGGATCAGGAACGGATCGCCCAACGCCAGCGCGTCGCCTACCTGCGCAAGCGGCTGGACCAGGAGGGGATCCCCCACATGGACAACCCCAGCCACATCATCCCCGTGATGATCAAGGACCCGGTCAAGTGCCGCATGCTGTCGGATTACCTGATGCAGCAATACGGAATCTACGTCCAACCCATCAACTACCCCACGGTCCCCAAGGGCACCGAACGGCTGCGGTTCACCCCCTCGCCCCTGCACAGCACGGACGACATCGAACATCTGGTCATGGCGCTGAAAGACCTATGGAAACAGTGCGCTATTGCCCATGCGGTCGCGTGA
- a CDS encoding c-type cytochrome, with translation MFRTLAIAAATATLAVPAFAEGHSVDLTATGDVAEGEKAFRQCISCHVVQNEAGDTLAGRNAKTGPNLYGIIGGKFGMVEDFRYSDINQLASEMDVVINEEVFVVYVQDPTGYLREITDDNGRSKMTYKVRKEEDAVNLYAYLASIATNPEAATDEGS, from the coding sequence ATGTTCCGCACTCTCGCCATCGCAGCCGCAACTGCCACGCTGGCCGTGCCCGCATTCGCCGAAGGCCACTCGGTTGACCTCACCGCGACGGGCGACGTCGCCGAAGGGGAAAAAGCATTCCGCCAATGCATCTCGTGCCACGTCGTCCAGAACGAAGCCGGCGACACGCTCGCAGGCCGCAACGCCAAGACTGGCCCGAACCTCTACGGCATCATCGGCGGCAAATTCGGCATGGTTGAAGATTTCCGCTATTCCGACATCAACCAACTTGCTTCCGAAATGGACGTTGTGATCAACGAAGAGGTCTTCGTGGTCTACGTGCAGGATCCCACGGGCTACCTGCGCGAAATCACCGACGACAACGGCCGCTCGAAAATGACCTACAAGGTCCGCAAGGAAGAGGACGCCGTGAACCTTTACGCCTACCTTGCTTCCATCGCGACCAACCCCGAAGCGGCGACCGACGAAGGCAGCTAA
- a CDS encoding glucan biosynthesis protein, producing the protein MVGHPLPFHVSPFHPGWLFKDPVQIHEVDGGIARPVTFSTDNFEYRNDVGDRVPADAELPGIAGLKLTYPLNRPDKFDEVVTFLGASYFRALGRGNSYGLSARGLAINTWLQGPEEFPRFSAFWLEKPRATDTSLTLYAALDSASLTGAYQITITPGDDTTMDVEATLYFRDRVPQLGLGPLTSMFYFAEHTDRDFDDFRPQVHDSEGLQIIRKDGNTLFRPLNNPHRVSSSYFNEPQMAQFGLIQRDRRYEDYLDAGARYHDRPSVMVEPLNDWGPGTVRLVEIPAELEIDDNIVAFWVPKNAPQAGETRTYAWRMHWGALPPSGPLAWVKGTLAGVGGPSGVPLENPALRKFVIDFEGGALGAMDKDTDLTPVITHSAGQIMGHVLHKVEDAAHPTWRLFIDIDGGDHDLIELTAHITDGSQRLSETWLYQWLREVAPI; encoded by the coding sequence ATGGTCGGACACCCCCTGCCCTTCCACGTCTCGCCCTTCCACCCCGGATGGTTGTTCAAGGACCCGGTGCAGATCCACGAGGTTGACGGCGGCATCGCCCGCCCCGTCACCTTCTCAACCGACAATTTCGAATACCGCAACGACGTGGGCGACCGCGTGCCGGCCGACGCCGAACTGCCGGGCATCGCGGGGCTGAAACTCACCTATCCGCTCAACCGCCCTGATAAGTTTGACGAGGTCGTGACCTTCCTCGGCGCCAGCTACTTCCGCGCGCTCGGGCGGGGCAACAGCTACGGCCTCTCGGCCCGCGGGCTCGCCATCAACACCTGGCTGCAAGGCCCCGAAGAGTTCCCGCGCTTCTCCGCATTCTGGCTCGAAAAACCCCGCGCCACCGACACGTCCCTCACGCTCTATGCCGCCCTCGACAGCGCCTCGCTCACGGGCGCCTACCAGATCACGATCACCCCCGGCGACGACACCACAATGGATGTCGAAGCGACGCTCTACTTTCGCGACCGCGTCCCGCAGCTGGGCCTCGGCCCGCTCACGTCAATGTTCTACTTCGCCGAACACACCGACCGCGACTTCGACGACTTCCGCCCCCAGGTCCACGACAGCGAGGGGCTGCAAATCATCCGCAAGGACGGCAACACGCTCTTCCGCCCGCTCAACAACCCGCACCGAGTCTCAAGCTCCTATTTCAACGAACCGCAAATGGCCCAATTCGGCCTGATCCAGCGGGATCGCAGGTACGAGGATTACCTGGACGCAGGCGCCCGCTACCACGACCGCCCCTCGGTGATGGTGGAACCGCTGAACGACTGGGGCCCCGGCACCGTCCGGCTGGTCGAAATCCCGGCGGAGCTGGAGATTGACGACAACATCGTCGCCTTCTGGGTGCCAAAAAACGCCCCCCAGGCGGGCGAGACGCGCACCTACGCCTGGCGCATGCACTGGGGCGCCCTGCCCCCCTCCGGCCCCCTGGCTTGGGTCAAGGGCACGCTCGCAGGCGTCGGCGGCCCCTCGGGCGTCCCGCTCGAAAACCCCGCCTTACGCAAATTCGTCATCGACTTCGAAGGCGGCGCACTCGGCGCCATGGACAAGGACACCGACCTCACCCCCGTCATCACCCATTCCGCGGGTCAGATCATGGGCCACGTCCTGCACAAGGTCGAAGACGCCGCGCACCCCACCTGGAGGCTCTTCATCGACATCGACGGCGGCGATCACGACCTGATCGAACTGACCGCCCACATCACTGACGGCAGCCAACGCCTGTCCGAAACCTGGCTCTACCAATGGCTGCGCGAGGTCGCGCCGATCTAA